The genomic stretch aaaattcaaaaattcaaaaatattgcaTTATATATGTGTGTTTGGCTAACAAAGTGGCATAGGTACATTGACTATCcaaggcaaaaaggagactagaagaccgcttggtatagacGTTCtcatctctttctccttttccgttctttctctttttatattattgtatgatatggaggaggatgggattttgtgccttggatgttcccttgGGGAACTTGTGGATTCTTAATGTTGATGTGTTGTTAGGATTAGTCAAACTTGTTGCACGTTTCAACTCATGTTTGCttaatttccgcatgcatttgtcCCATGTACATATGTGTCAGTTTTTAACTATAGTCTTGCACTTAGTTTGTACATAAATGTTTTGCATAAAATGTGGTCAAGGTAGGGAAGTAAATACCCCAAGGATGAGCATTTCCAATTGTGTCTTCTCCCTCCCAATGGCTCGCACCCGTGACCACTTGGTTATTCATGGGAAAATGAGTTTGTCCAACGAGTCTACACCGCCTTGTGAGACTAAAGACCGTAGGCTAGACCTACGTCTCGACCTAGCTACTCAtatgtgaggattagagcctcctagggttggTGCATTCATACTCGACCcccgtttaggattgtgagtaggtctcctcgcgagatGTGTTATGTCTAGatgcataagtgtgtcattccgtCCTTAGACCGTGAGTTGATTTCTTTTTATGCACATCTTATGAAACAAATTTGTTTACATATACTTGAACCTCACATAGCCTAAATAAGCCTTGTTTTGACCATTGCATTAGTTACCCTTTTGATTCACCCCTTTGAGACTTAGCCTATTTCGTTTGGCATAACCACAATACAAACTACATTCCATAAATGaccttccttgatcaagaatgAGTCATGTTTGTAATAGTGAGCTAGGAGGTGTCTTGGGTCCTAGTTAGTGGATGACATATCCATTCACTTGTGTCGAAATATTGGTTTTTATTTGGCATTTGCacataaataagaagttttgaaaaaaaaaatgaaaaactagagaaaattagaaaagttttgaaaaataccAAAAAGAGATAGTTTGTGATTGTAAATACTTGTTTTAGAAATATAGAAAGAGCAAGCAACACCCTTATTCATCATTTAAGGGGTAGAAAAAACCGTTGCTAGAATAAAGGgcatatgatgtttttccaaagtgagtcgggtttacacaatttttgctagATTTTGGGAAGCCAAattcttgttagggtgtagacgtcaCTCATTTGTTGAGATAAGGGGAGAATTTCatatttttccaatttgagtcgggtttatgcaatttttgcatagtttttgGTAATCAAATCTATGTTACGGTATaaacgtgtctcatgtgttgtaaTAAGAAGTATGTGTTGTAATAAGAAGTGGGAAAGCGGTATTTTGACTATTCTTGATTTAAACCGCACATATCCAAACGATGCTTGCATCAATCCCGGTTTGTCCTTccccctagccccgttacaacccttgtttcatatTATGTGTATTGTCCCATTTTTGCATCTCACTTGGTCATAGGatggtcttacacattagattgcggacacGTTCACACGAGTCGTAGTAGGAGAGTGTTTCGGCTACTTTTTGTACACAAAACACCCGTTCTTTAAATGaatgacgagtgaaaaccgtgaggatgtcgttgaccTAGGCCCTTTTAGTCATGGGTCTTCGGTTGAATCTTGTGTCAGTCTCGTAAATCTCGGAGGACTAGCTCCATTTCCCCTTTCCCCGCTTTTAAATTTGTTTCTTGAGTTTTAGTGGTCACATTAGGGTTGCTTGGGCCAcccttagggggttggcacctccgttGGAATTCTGAGACTGTATTTCCCGACCAAGACCATGTTTTTGAGATGAAAactcggccacttagatgaggaaagtggaccatttttgTTAGATGCGTTCTATCACTTGCTTAAGGGGCGTTGCGCTAATACTCATTCGATTATTACTAGTAGAATAAGTTTAAGCGGTGCTTATATTGTGCATACCACTTCTCTATGCTAAGGGGGGGTGTGTCCTAAATCTAATGTCTCGAGAACGAGTAAAGGTCacctatccaaacacacccttaacgAACACTTTAAGGCTTTTTTGGACAACAAaataggagggaaagggaggggagtgggaaggagggaagggaaagggagggaggATAGGCTGAAGGtgttggatacaatttccctccaaatctttcccTCCCTTTCCTTTTCCTTCAAATCCctctatccaaacacaccctaaggccTCGTTTGGTTCATATGGGAATCAAATGCATGTGTTAATTTGCAATGCACGGGAGTTTAATTCCAACACTAAAATTCACATGAATTACAAGAATCTGTTTGGTTGCCATGTTGGAGTTATATTCTCCCAGGAGTTTCCAATGACCATGAGGGGGGTAGGTAGTCAAATTCCCCCATCATGCAGGAGTTGGAAACTCCTTGGAGTTTGAAACTCCCCCATTTTACAAAaaatggggtaaccaaacaacctccAAAAACCACAATTCATGGGAATTTAGAATTCCCATGAATTTGGTgggcaaccaaacgaggcctaagTCTTTCAAATTTATCAATGGGGTGTTTGGTTGAAACTTTTGGAATGGATAGTGTTTGTTTGGAGGGTTTTGGAAtagagttagatacccaatggattctaacttcaTGCCAACCCCTTGAAATCTCATACCCATGTATATACCCAATTTCTAAATCCACTATTACTGTACTCAATCCATTCCAAGATAGAACCAAACACTTCTGAGcaggtatggggttctaactccatacctcTATGGTATGATAAACCATTTCAATCCATTCCGATAttttgaaccaaacgacccccaAGTGTTTTTGTTATCGGACGACGTGTCCCCACACCCAAACTAGTGTCATAAAAAATCCGTTACTCTGATATGTAAATGTATCTGGCACTCGTGCTTGAGTTAGAGACAGAAAATAGATTATAGTTTACAAAAAAAGGCTCCACAGTTCTACAGAAGTAGTTCGTGTTACTGTTTCACAAACTGGCTAGTTATTCCATATATAGAACTATAGACTGACTAGACTAAAATAAATAATCTAGCCATGCCATATAAATGAATAGATGGTAGTCACATGATTACTGGAACTCTGGAAGTATTGTAGTATTGATAAGTTACACATAAATGACCTACCAAATTTAAACTGACTTAACATCTGGAGAACTTACTAAATAAAACCACCAGACCTGAAACTAGAATTGGCCAGCGCAAGCAGCCAAAACATTGACTAATAGCGGATGGCTGTTCTGTTTCCATTAAAGGTAAATAGGATGCAGCCACTCTCTTAATGCACGGGGAGGAAATTGTGTACGTCAAAGTATCTAACATAGTAAAGCATTCGAGTGGTAAAAACTATGCTACCCCAACTTTTCTTTATCACTTTCCTTACAAGTGCCCAAACACCAGACGCTCGGCGCTCCGACATGGAGTATATGACACTTGACTCTCCATTTAAAGCCCAGAAAAAAAGAGTATTTTTCACAAAATTAAGCCGAGTCCGGCCCTTTTACAGGCAGTGTGTTGTACACTTCTAACCAAGTTGGTGTAACATAGGGTAAAGATAATGGCTCGACTGAAGAAACATTAAATCAGAATAAGCTCAAAAGCACACCAAAGTGAGAGGGGCTGAAGCGCAAGGCGAAGGCACACACCTTTTAGACACGAGGCGCACTGATTTTTCAAATGAACATCCATATTTCACAATCAAATTTTGTGCGAGAATAGTCTCTTTTTTGTTTTAAAAGGGCCAACATGTATTTAAGAGTGAATATTAAGGATAAGGGGGGAGAAAAGAAGGGTAAAATAAAAGAATTTGGTCATTTGGAAACAAAATATGGAATTGCACACTAATGCGTCTCGAGTGCGCCTTGGGTGCGCCTCACTAGTTGCGCCTATTGTATTCCATGCGCCTCAGACACTGATGCGATCTAGTTTGCGCCTCACTGCGCCTTGCGCCTAGGCACGATTTTTAAAACTAAGAAGTTGACGGATACTAACATTTGCCAGGTTTCTTCACACCAACCGATTTAATACTAAGTAACATTTCGCCTGGTTGTTTCTCAGAAAAGTGATTGTCTTGGTGGTTACCAAGGCTGTATTAAACTGAATGATAGTAGGTCACGTGGTTGACTCCAAAGACAACCGTTTCcactttttgtacaactttgttTTTCTTACATTTTGCCCCGCAATTCAAATCTTACTATTTTTGTTCCTCCAAGACCAAGTTCTTGGCTCTTGATGTGCATCATTTTACTTGGAATGTATGTTAAGAGGGGTAAGTAAACACTATCCAAAAGCTTTTAGCGCCTCTAAGACAACTAAACTCTCATAAGGACCAGCATATATTCATCTTAAAACGACAAACTGCCAGCAAACTATTAGGATAGGACTCCTAAATAGATCCCCAGTAACTAAATTGAAGCTGGCTAGCATGCATGCAGATATATATGCTCGTAAGAATAACTAGCACTTAAAAGCAGCTTACCTGCCCTTGAAATAAAGTATGGCGGAAGTTCACCCAATGCAGTACCGATACCCCACAAAACAGCTTCCATCTGGACTTGAGCCAATATGCTGCTAAGTGGAACCCTTGAACCAGAACTAGACATAAATAATGGGGGTCCAAATTCAGAACAGTCCTTATCTAGCCATGAAGGGCCTTGTTTCAGTCGGATTGTATCATAAGGAGCGCTCTTCAAGTCAACTCGGCCACATTGCATTGCCTTTATTGTGAAGAGGGCTATATGAGGGCCCAAGTAGAGGACAAATGTATGTAGTCCAGATCCTGATAATAGCCATGAGAAGAACTTAGTCAAGGCATACgacaaaggaaaaaaaaaacgatcAATGTGATGGTGAAGCAGGACAAGGACAAATATACGGTGTAATGAAACAATTATAATCCATACCATGCAGAAAGCAAAGCATGAAAGTTGCAAGGTTAACACCATCTAATTCTTATCTAATCGAGGAAGTCAGAACTAGAACGATTTTGTGAAGGAGCCATGTTGTCAAATTTCTGAAAGTTTAAAGTAATGCATTAGACTGACTCTGAGCCGGGATGGCATTGACGGTGAGCTAGTGATTCAAGTTGAATTCGTCACAATGCAACATGTCCTATGACATCATTAGTGTTTATTGACTCAAATTATAATTTAAAGACCTACCAAGACCAATGGAGGATGCAACACCAAGAGCAGTCCACCATAATACGAACTGAAGGTACCGAAGAACTTCTTCAAAATGCTGCAAAATAGGGAAACACCAAATCTAATCAAGTAACCTCTAACGATTGTGGATAATGAACCATTACCTCCCCATGATAGACCTAAACAATACTAAAATTAATCTAGAATACAACTAAAAGCATTAACGAATGGCATAGCGTAATTGAAAGGGAGTGCCCATTCCCATACCCTCTTTTGTCTATTCCTACACCCTTGTCAGAATCCTACCCaaaaaaatcacatttttataACGTTCAAACTTCAAATGTGAATGCATGCACAGCATCGCAGGGGGAAATTTTCTGCAATCTGTAATATTTTGAAACGGATGAGAATAAACAAAAGAAACATAGATTCTTTTAGAACTATGAGGTATGAACTATGAATACAGTATTGCTGCATACTTTAGCTGATCCTATCCTGGTATACTAGCATGCAAATTCTACTCAAAAAGACTAAATCTCCAAAGTGCACGAAACATAAGTAGAAAGTAGAGATTACCTTCTCATGAGAACCTTCAGAGGTAGCCAAGAAAACTCCACATGTTGCTACCAAAGTACCCAAAACCAACAGCCAGCCACCTTTTGCCAAAATATATCTTACTGATTGCTTCACATAAACATGTATAGCAAAAGCAAAAAACTTTAATGTTCTGAAAGGTCGTGTAGTTAACGTCAAACTCTCAAGCTCCTGCTGATGCTTCTCCCGAATTCCTGAATGCACCATATCAGAGTCATGACCACTAGAGATGTATATAAAGGCTAACATCATAACTAAAAGAAGCAAAGTCAGCTTCATAATAATTAATCACCGGCAATAAAAGTTAGCCTAACACCCTAGAAAGTCCTTTCAACTACAAGATTAGAAGTTGCTTAATTTCCATAGGAGATAGGTGACTGACATTCCCACACCACAAGTCATTACACTCATAAGAGAGGTAAAATTACGGGGAGCAAAAATATTCCATTGGAAGACCATCAAGCTTCATATCTGGGAATTTATCCCATTCAATTACACCAGCACATGGCTACAGCATGTTAATTCAGAGTGCCTTTAGTTCTTAGACGTCCAACTCTCATGCGGCAGAACTCGGCACAAAAAATGTACGCACGCTTAACGAAAAAGATGTTTATCGGATTCACTAATTCACCAACTCACCAAGCTGATACCATCATCCAGATACAGGGCAGTATAAGATTATATAGTCTTCCATTTTACACCACCAATCAGAGCCAACAACCCCCAGTCACATCTAAAAGGAAACTCTAAACTTCCGAACATCTCATCAGTCAATATCGAGCTTAGAGAAGAGGCCTCATAAGAGATATCGAAGTATCTAAAAAAAACTTGCTCACAATCCCGTAAACTTTATAAAAGAGTGAAATACATATCCAACTCATTTTCGATTCTTGGCAAGTAAACATCCTGGGGCGTTGCATGAATGTAAAAATATAGATCATGCTATGAAGATAAGATGATGATCTATTGTTGTAATTTAGAAGTAAAAGACACAATATAATAATACAATCTAAAAACCAGATATCTCCTAATAAAGAGACCTTGGTATAACTTTAAGCTGGCAGCTGGCTGGTGTTTCGGACTAAAAGAcaattgaaaaagaaaatgtCGTGATGCCTGCTTAAAATAAGCATGGAGATACCATTCAGATATCTCCCTATATTATCCCTGCTTCAACATCGCGAAGATACAACGGATCTAAATTGAGATATATGAGATACCAAACTATCAGAATAACATTGCGCCAGAGTGCAGAACTCACACAGCTTATTTACCTCCCCACAACATTATATGCTATAACTCAAGAGCAGGATTTGTCAGAGACATCATTCTTTATCCAACAATAGGAGAGATATTTTTACGTCAATTGAAAATTAAGCACACCAAGGCAGAATGATACCTCCGAAGAGGTTCGATGGTTTAGATGGTGTGCAATCACACTTCATACCATTCCATAAAATATTAAATAACGAATTATCATTGAAGAACCAAGGAGTAGTTTACTATACCCTCAATCTTCATGAAAGTTAGCTCTACTAATCAAATAAGTTTCCCTATCCTAATTCATCCCCAAGCATCCAAACTGATTTGTTAAAGTAGCATAGTGGTTAGACAAATGGACAGAGCCATTGCTATAGGCTTCCCATGGTTTTAACATTAAGCATGCCATAAGACTCATAACTCAAATATGAGAGCAATAATAGACTTCATAGGTCACACAAGCTTCAAGAGAAGATCTTTCATTTTTTATATCGCTTAAATTCTAGTCCTTCTCCACAACAAAATCACATTGCAAAGGCATTACCAGTATCAAACACACAAGGTTGATCAATCTACGAAGATTCCAACACCTTTTACAGCAACCTGCGAAAATATCTCCTACAAGGCTACGAAACATCCCTCTTCAATACCTAATCCTATCTTACTTCGACACTTCCCTTTGGCTGTGTGTCGTCTGCCCAACGTTCCAATACCACTCTTCAACACTTCATTTCAGCTGAAAACATAACCTTTTTCACAAAATACAGCACCTAACATCCTGACACTACGTCACGTCTTTGACACTAGAATCCGAATCTCAATAACATAATCTTAACTAGTTATCCATTGTCTTACAATGCAATACGTCAACTACCCACACCCCCATTTCCGATAACACCAATAACAAAACCCACAAGATAACATTTTTTCCATTGGCATAACTTAAAAATTTAATCTCTACATCTTCATATAGTAAACCAAAATACTTCATATTTTCCTCCCACACAATCAAAACTTAAAAAGGACCATATTTATCTCACAGCTTCTCATAAACATCTGAATTAGAGCTAAAATTAGCAGAATTTATCCAAACCCATTTCCACATCAAAcacaaatcaaccataaatcccataacaaaaaacaaaataccCAATTTAGTTAACAATTAGTACTTCATACCTTCaaaaccaaccaaccaaccaaccattTGCTTTTTGGCGGACAAAGTTTCGgtatattgttaaataaaaatatCAAATATTATCAAGAAATAGTTAAAATGTCGTCAAAGTAGCGTCTTCGATATCGCGTAATAATgtaaataaaaacaaacaaaagtgtgaatgaaaagaagaagaagagtagagTGTAACCTGAGATTGAAGAATTGGGGAGTGTAGATTGTGACGAAACAGGAGACGCCATTATTtggaaacaaacaaaaaaaattggcaaacaaaattaaagagagtGCATTAAAGTGTACTCCATAAAAAAGAGATTCGACCAAAAAGATGGGAATGAACGATTGAACGCAGATCTATGAATATTTATTAAAATGATGTGTGTGTTCAAGAAATTATGTTTaaatttaaatatgatttatgtttaaatatgatgatgaattgatgatggACTGCTTAAATTCATGTGGGTATTGACGCTTTTGAATTAGGTTGGATCACTTTAATTAACTTTAGATAATCAACGCGATGGGTGAGAACTGAGAAGTGTGAGAGATGAACACATGAGGTTAAACTTgaataaaattgtaaaaaaaaaaaaaaaaaaaaaaaattaaaaaaaaaaacaagttgaTGAATTTGGTTCCACAACATACAAATCTATACAAAAttctaataattaaaaaaaaaaaaaattaatagattacataaatcaaagtttatacaaaattaataactaaaacaacaaattttaacTACAAAGGATAATCACAAATTTATGTATCAACAACTATGGTGCTGTTTGGCCTTGCTTGTATAAAATAacttttcatttttaaaatgagtTTATTCACAAGCTACTTTTTGGAAAAGTTTTGATTGTTTGGCTAAACTTTTATAAAAGCGGTTTCTTATAAAATttatatgtttggcctaactacttcccgctcttttttttttgcttttttcatTAACCATATTATTTCTAAATTCATCATTTGAATAAAAATCGTCGTTTAAATGTTTTATGTAATCACTCGTCAATTATACTAAAATTATAATTACCTTTCAATTTATTCCGTATAATTTTACGCACCCTTATCAAATCAAAATTATGCCAATCAATATGTGTGAGAAGAGAAGCAAATGAAAACTATAATTTTACACACTCGGTACGAGGAAAGAAACGAATATTGTACAGAGAAGAGAAAACGTGGAGGTATAACATATATAAAGAAGTAATGGTTTTCCGGAgagaaaaaaaaacgtataaGTAATGAATTTTTGGCACTTTAtgtgaaaagtagaagtagaagtagaaaatACCTACTTCTACTTTTGGGGGTAAGTTATTAGTTTTTAACTTTTTTAAAGTACTTTTTAAgcttggccaaacagcacctaTAATTCAAACTATACTAATAATTTCTGGAAAAGAAACTGGGTTTGGACGTAGATCTTCCAAATCTCAATTTTAGATTTGGATACGAGAGGTCCATGTTCGACAAAATTTatcgtttttttttaaaataaaatagtgTGTTATAATAGATTTCAAATCAACAATAACGATTTCGGTTTTtgataattgtaattgtgattttttattttttactttCACAAATTGTTCTATAAGACCAATATTTAGGTAGGACTAACCCAATAGCATAAGGCCCAAAAAAATTActtaataaaaatataaaataatacttttatttttataacctaatattttaaattaataacttacctatttaaatatgttagtttttattataaagtataaagttatcaaaataaaatcaaaaacttAATATATCAATGTTTTTGCTTGGGCTTTTCTCCTATTTGGCCAGTCCTATAGAAAAGTTGTTGATTAGTTTCTTGTAAGTTCTCGGATTAAAACATCAAATTGATGTTATTTATTGTTGGTAATTTGTTGTTTCgatttgtttaattttttttttttttttttttttttacaatttcaCGAATCAAATCAGTGTTATCGATTGTTAGTAATTACTAGTTGTTTCGATTATTTTAATTACGTTGTTGTGAGATTACATTATTTTTAGTGTTTTGGGGGTCTAATTAAAAGGAATAGTGACAAGGGTGTATTTTGAGTAATCTTCTATATATAAAAGCTGAGTTTTTTAAACTCTTCTGATTGACTCCTTAAAACTAGGAAGCCAAAAGACTTTTTTTTTACCCCCTACCCCACCACTAAAAAACTCCATcaatttcttattttattttagaaAGTTTACAATATAAAATCTCTTTTTATATTACCTTAAACTTTATATTATGTATATTTTATATATAACCAATTTCATATTTTGGAAAGTTTACAATACCCATTtgtgattaataataattaatatattaatattcccttaaaagaaaaaaataattaatattaatatagcTAATTTCATATGTGAACACATAATATAGATTTTAATACTaatctattttttttattttttattttataattaactatattttttttttttgtaaaatgtaAGTAATATTATAAACCATTGAACCAACCAattacaacatcatcgttttaaAGAACTTGAAGGAAAACCGTACATCAATGCTAATGAAATAGCTGCCTATACCGTTCCTTCTCTCTGCCCGTACACATCCTCTGCAACCTCATCATTATAGCCCCCTTAACTAATTTGACAATCTTTTCAGGCCGAGGGACCACATGCTCAATCCTACATCTGTTCCTTGCATCCCAAATATAGTAAACAAGGCCTTGTAAACAAGCTGCAACAACCTGCTTTCTGAACAAACTTTGAAACCgtttatgagtccaccattcaacATAGCCTGTATCAGGCACCTGAATTCCCAACATATTGTTCAATTGCTGCAGACATAATCTGCTGAATGTACATCCAAAAAAGAGATGAGCGTGGTCTTCTCCATCATTACCACAAAGTACACACACAGAATCCTGGCAAATTTGCATTTTCATCAGCCTATCCTTTGTTAATAACCTCCCCTGAACTGCAACCCAACCCATAAAACAGTGTTTAGGTAAACTATACCTATTCCACACAAAATGAAACCATGGAACCTGTTGCCCATTAAGGCCCCCCAACCAAGAGTAGCCTTGCTGAATAGTATAGTGATTATCCTGCTTCAACCACCAAGAATCAACATAACCTTGTTTCAATTTATCCTTCACTCCACAAATCTTCCTCCACGACCAGCTAGCAGTGCTTTTAGGATGATAGGAAAACCAGTCATCATGTTTCATATAGATGGCATGAATCCATTTCACCCAAAGGTGATCCTCCTTGTGGACAATCCACCACACATATTTACCAAGAGCTGCCACATTCATCTTCTCAAATCAACAATGCCCAATCCACCCATCTTCTGAGTCTGACAACAAGTATCCCAGGCAataaggagggggggggggggagaatgAGCCACCTCTTTACCCTGCCACAGAAAACTCCTGCACAAAGCTTCAACTCTTTTTAGAACAGTAGCAGGCAATATAAAGATTCTTGCCCAATTACAGTGTAAAGAACTAAGCACTGCTTTGACCAACAC from Silene latifolia isolate original U9 population chromosome 2, ASM4854445v1, whole genome shotgun sequence encodes the following:
- the LOC141642301 gene encoding vacuole membrane protein KMS1-like isoform X1, giving the protein MKLTLLLLVMMLAFIYISSGHDSDMVHSGIREKHQQELESLTLTTRPFRTLKFFAFAIHVYVKQSVRYILAKGGWLLVLGTLVATCGVFLATSEGSHEKHFEEVLRYLQFVLWWTALGVASSIGLGSGLHTFVLYLGPHIALFTIKAMQCGRVDLKSAPYDTIRLKQGPSWLDKDCSEFGPPLFMSSSGSRVPLSSILAQVQMEAVLWGIGTALGELPPYFISRAASLSGSKLDPMEDLDASSAEDNGIVGRRLKQMKSWLLSHSQYLNFWTILLLASIPNPLFDLAGIMCGQFGIPFWQFFLATLFGKAIIKTHIQTVLIISVCNNQLLDWVENELIWVLSHIPGVASVLPKLIATLHAAKDKYLVAAPPVAANVQGKNWGVSFASIWNTVVWLVLLNFFFKIVNATAQGFLKTQQEKELTTLTKNSEVSKPVDVVD
- the LOC141642301 gene encoding vacuole membrane protein KMS1-like isoform X2, whose protein sequence is MASPVSSQSTLPNSSISGIREKHQQELESLTLTTRPFRTLKFFAFAIHVYVKQSVRYILAKGGWLLVLGTLVATCGVFLATSEGSHEKHFEEVLRYLQFVLWWTALGVASSIGLGSGLHTFVLYLGPHIALFTIKAMQCGRVDLKSAPYDTIRLKQGPSWLDKDCSEFGPPLFMSSSGSRVPLSSILAQVQMEAVLWGIGTALGELPPYFISRAASLSGSKLDPMEDLDASSAEDNGIVGRRLKQMKSWLLSHSQYLNFWTILLLASIPNPLFDLAGIMCGQFGIPFWQFFLATLFGKAIIKTHIQTVLIISVCNNQLLDWVENELIWVLSHIPGVASVLPKLIATLHAAKDKYLVAAPPVAANVQGKNWGVSFASIWNTVVWLVLLNFFFKIVNATAQGFLKTQQEKELTTLTKNSEVSKPVDVVD
- the LOC141634293 gene encoding uncharacterized protein LOC141634293 produces the protein MNVAALGKYVWWIVHKEDHLWVKWIHAIYMKHDDWFSYHPKSTASWSWRKICGVKDKLKQGYVDSWWLKQDNHYTIQQGYSWLGGLNGQQVPWFHFVWNRYSLPKHCFMGWVAVQGRLLTKDRLMKMQICQDSVCVLCGNDGEDHAHLFFGCTFSRLCLQQLNNMLGIQVPDTGYVEWWTHKRFQSLFRKQVVAACLQGLVYYIWDARNRCRIEHVVPRPEKIVKLVKGAIMMRLQRMCTGREKERYRQLFH